Proteins found in one Bartonella krasnovii genomic segment:
- a CDS encoding ABC transporter ATP-binding protein, translated as MTAILELVEIERRFFESHKPLIVLDKANFILNRGELVALVAPSGAGKSTLLHIAGLLEKPTAGDVMLRGVSCAKRSDRERTAIRRNDIGFVYQFHHLLPEFTALENVMIPQMIAGLNKSIAEDRARKLLTYLRVSHRANHRPSELSGGEQQRVAIARAVANAPSVLLADEPTGNLDPVTSAYVFQALSVLVRQSGLSALIATHNYALAKQMHRRITLKEQKIIELP; from the coding sequence ATGACAGCAATTTTAGAGCTTGTAGAGATTGAAAGACGCTTTTTTGAGAGTCATAAGCCGCTCATTGTTTTAGATAAAGCAAATTTTATTCTTAATCGTGGAGAGCTTGTTGCACTTGTCGCACCATCTGGTGCTGGGAAATCAACACTTCTTCATATTGCAGGGTTATTAGAAAAACCAACAGCCGGTGATGTGATGTTACGGGGGGTTTCTTGTGCAAAACGCTCTGATCGTGAGCGAACAGCTATCAGGCGGAATGATATTGGTTTTGTCTATCAATTTCATCATTTACTTCCAGAATTTACGGCTTTAGAAAATGTTATGATACCGCAAATGATAGCAGGATTAAACAAGTCCATTGCAGAAGATCGTGCGCGTAAACTATTAACGTATTTGCGTGTTTCTCATCGAGCAAATCATCGTCCCTCAGAGTTATCGGGAGGAGAACAACAACGTGTTGCTATTGCACGTGCCGTAGCAAATGCCCCTTCGGTTCTTTTGGCGGATGAACCTACTGGAAATCTTGATCCTGTAACTTCAGCTTATGTTTTTCAAGCTTTATCTGTTCTTGTTCGTCAGTCTGGTCTTTCTGCTCTTATTGCAACACATAATTACGCTTTGGCAAAGCAAATGCATCGTCGAATTACACTTAAAGAACAGAAGATTATTGAACTTCCTTAA
- a CDS encoding succinate dehydrogenase assembly factor 2: MTAFVVDKNQLDMRRRRLIFRAWHRGIREMDLIFGHYVNAHITGMNDKTLSEFEYIMSFDDRDLLTWVTGETSPPPEIDSPLFRDIINYRTNLTY; encoded by the coding sequence ATGACAGCTTTTGTCGTTGACAAAAATCAATTGGATATGCGTCGTCGTCGATTGATTTTTCGTGCATGGCATCGCGGTATTCGTGAAATGGATCTCATTTTTGGACATTATGTTAATGCTCATATCACTGGAATGAATGATAAAACGCTCTCTGAATTTGAGTATATTATGTCTTTTGATGATCGCGACTTACTCACGTGGGTTACAGGAGAAACTTCCCCACCCCCTGAAATTGATAGTCCTCTTTTTCGTGATATTATCAATTATCGTACTAACTTAACTTATTGA
- the mfd gene encoding transcription-repair coupling factor produces MTIFKKIIIPSNSPAHIIFDGITDGFEAFALAKLRLEIAQDKPLIYVVRDGTKIAHLEQVLNFIEPNLPVLQFPAWDCLPYDRVSPGIAIMARRLSALARMANLRQNPHPAIILTTANAIMQKLPPREMIEAQLIHAHVGQHHNMEHFIQFLETNGFERVTVVRDVGEFAVRGGILDIFSPMDTQPLRLDFFGDTLESIRVFDPESQRTTRQKTEFLLQAMSEVVLKDECISRFKSNYTRTFGVSQKNNMLYEAIAQGRRFAGMEHWLPFFYENLDTFFDHCGNLPLVFEHLIEEVFVERYRLIEDYYNARKERENDKENMTSYHPIDPSLLHLTPERVFECVQQFSQRIDFSPFNIPQSLGKTVIHAQVKQGYDFVKERNAQEKNVFSSVIDYIAFLRAAGKKVLLACWSEGSLNRLIQVLDEHGLKKIEVVKSLQTVKATPRDRILAAVIMIEHGFEAEDLAIIAEQDILGDRFIRSPKRRKNNTNFISELSALNSGDLVVHIDHGIGQFVGLKTITTTGILRDCLEIKYAGGDLLFLPVENIELLSRYGSEGTEVTLDKLGGVAWQARKARLKKHLLEMAGQLISIAAERATRAAPALLPPVGPFDEFVAGFPYEETEDQMNAIDAVLDDLASGKPMDRLICGDVGFGKTEVAIRSAFVAALNGYQVAVVVPTTLLSRQHYKTFISRFQGLPVKIGHVSRLVRGKELTQAKKGISDGTIDIAIGTHALLSGAVDFLRLGLLIIDEEQHFGVKHKERLKQLKSDIHVLTLSATPIPRTLGLALSGVRELSLITTPPIDRMAVRTFITPFDALVIRETLLREYYRGGQSFYVCPRISDLAFVEEYLKMHVPELKFVIAHGQMPAGQLDDIMNAFYDGQYDVLLSTTIIESGLDIPTANTLIVHRAEMFGLSALYQLRGRVGRSKQRAYALFTFPSGKILTSAADRRLKVLQSLDTLGAGFQLASHDMDIRGSGNFLGEEQSGHIKEVGFELYQKMLEEAVAELKDGELSEDKQWSPQISLATTIMIPESFVPDLSLRMGLYRRLTELENLEQIDEFATELIDRFGPLPLEVQHILKVFHIKILCRKAHVEKLDAGPKGIVIQFRNNYFANSIALVQWVEKQGSMAKIRPDQTIALIRNWSTVDERLIGAATIMTQLVEMAEQHSV; encoded by the coding sequence ATGACTATATTTAAGAAAATTATCATTCCTTCCAATAGTCCTGCTCATATAATTTTTGATGGCATTACTGATGGATTTGAAGCCTTTGCCCTTGCCAAATTAAGATTAGAAATTGCACAAGATAAACCACTCATCTATGTGGTCCGAGACGGAACAAAAATTGCGCATTTAGAACAAGTTTTAAATTTTATTGAGCCCAATTTACCTGTCCTTCAATTTCCTGCATGGGATTGTTTGCCTTATGATCGCGTGTCACCAGGAATTGCTATTATGGCACGTCGACTATCAGCATTAGCACGCATGGCCAATTTACGTCAAAATCCACATCCTGCCATTATATTAACAACAGCAAATGCCATTATGCAAAAGTTGCCTCCTCGTGAAATGATAGAAGCTCAGCTTATTCACGCACATGTTGGCCAACACCATAACATGGAGCATTTCATTCAATTCCTAGAAACTAATGGTTTTGAACGCGTTACGGTTGTCCGTGATGTTGGTGAATTTGCTGTGAGAGGAGGAATACTAGATATCTTTTCTCCTATGGATACCCAGCCTTTACGTCTTGATTTCTTTGGAGATACCCTAGAAAGCATTCGTGTATTTGATCCAGAAAGTCAAAGAACAACACGCCAAAAAACTGAATTTTTATTACAGGCAATGAGCGAGGTTGTTTTGAAAGATGAATGCATCAGCCGTTTTAAAAGCAATTATACCCGTACATTTGGTGTATCACAAAAAAATAATATGCTTTATGAAGCAATTGCTCAAGGTCGACGTTTTGCTGGTATGGAACATTGGCTTCCATTTTTTTATGAAAATCTTGATACTTTTTTTGATCATTGTGGTAATTTACCGCTTGTTTTCGAACATCTTATAGAAGAAGTTTTTGTTGAGCGCTATCGCCTTATTGAAGACTATTATAACGCACGTAAAGAACGCGAAAATGATAAAGAAAATATGACGTCTTATCATCCGATAGATCCTAGTCTTCTCCATTTAACGCCAGAGCGTGTTTTTGAATGTGTGCAACAATTTTCACAGCGTATTGATTTTTCGCCTTTTAATATTCCACAAAGTTTGGGAAAAACAGTTATTCACGCACAAGTTAAACAGGGATATGATTTTGTAAAAGAGCGTAATGCACAGGAAAAAAATGTTTTTTCAAGTGTTATTGATTATATCGCTTTTTTACGCGCTGCTGGTAAAAAAGTGCTTTTAGCATGTTGGAGTGAAGGATCTCTCAATCGTTTGATACAAGTTCTTGATGAGCATGGATTGAAAAAAATAGAAGTTGTAAAATCCTTGCAAACAGTCAAAGCAACCCCACGAGATCGCATATTAGCAGCTGTTATCATGATAGAACATGGTTTTGAGGCTGAAGATTTAGCTATTATAGCAGAGCAAGATATCTTAGGTGATCGCTTCATCAGATCGCCAAAGCGGCGTAAAAATAATACAAATTTTATTTCTGAACTTTCTGCTTTAAATTCTGGTGATCTTGTTGTGCATATCGATCATGGTATTGGCCAATTTGTTGGTCTTAAAACCATTACAACCACTGGAATTTTACGAGATTGCCTTGAAATTAAATATGCTGGAGGTGATTTACTCTTTTTACCTGTTGAAAATATTGAACTTCTTTCACGTTATGGCTCAGAAGGAACAGAGGTAACTTTAGATAAATTAGGGGGTGTTGCTTGGCAAGCACGTAAAGCTCGGCTTAAAAAACATTTATTGGAAATGGCTGGGCAATTAATTAGTATAGCTGCGGAGCGTGCGACACGTGCCGCACCTGCTTTACTTCCACCAGTTGGACCATTTGATGAGTTTGTTGCTGGTTTTCCCTATGAAGAGACAGAAGATCAAATGAACGCCATTGATGCCGTTTTAGATGATTTAGCCTCAGGAAAGCCGATGGATCGCTTGATATGCGGTGATGTTGGCTTTGGAAAAACAGAAGTGGCTATTCGAAGTGCTTTTGTTGCAGCATTAAATGGATATCAGGTCGCTGTTGTTGTACCGACAACTTTGCTTTCACGTCAACATTACAAGACATTTATTTCGCGTTTTCAAGGATTACCTGTTAAAATTGGTCATGTATCAAGGCTTGTGAGAGGGAAAGAACTCACACAAGCCAAAAAAGGGATTTCAGATGGTACGATTGATATTGCTATTGGAACCCATGCATTATTAAGTGGTGCAGTCGATTTTTTACGGTTAGGTCTTCTTATCATTGATGAGGAGCAACATTTTGGGGTAAAACACAAAGAGCGTTTAAAACAGCTTAAAAGTGATATTCATGTTCTTACACTTTCAGCAACCCCCATACCACGAACTTTAGGATTGGCATTATCGGGGGTCCGTGAACTTTCATTAATCACCACTCCACCCATTGATAGAATGGCAGTTCGTACTTTTATTACTCCATTTGATGCCCTTGTTATACGGGAAACATTACTTCGAGAATACTACCGTGGTGGACAAAGTTTTTATGTCTGTCCTCGTATTTCTGATCTGGCTTTTGTAGAAGAATATCTTAAAATGCATGTTCCAGAGCTCAAGTTCGTTATAGCACATGGACAAATGCCGGCTGGACAACTTGATGATATTATGAATGCATTTTACGATGGACAATATGATGTTTTGCTATCGACAACCATTATTGAATCCGGTCTTGATATTCCAACAGCCAATACATTAATTGTGCATCGTGCTGAAATGTTTGGTCTTTCTGCACTTTATCAGTTACGAGGGAGGGTAGGGCGCTCAAAACAACGTGCTTATGCACTTTTTACATTTCCTTCTGGTAAAATTTTAACATCTGCAGCTGATCGTCGTCTTAAAGTGTTACAATCTCTTGATACATTAGGGGCTGGCTTTCAATTGGCAAGTCACGATATGGATATTCGTGGTTCAGGCAACTTTTTAGGTGAAGAACAATCAGGACATATCAAAGAAGTTGGATTTGAACTCTATCAAAAAATGCTTGAAGAAGCTGTTGCTGAATTAAAAGATGGAGAGCTAAGTGAGGATAAGCAATGGTCACCTCAAATCTCACTCGCTACGACCATAATGATACCAGAAAGCTTTGTGCCTGATTTATCATTACGTATGGGGCTTTACCGACGCTTGACAGAACTCGAAAATTTAGAACAGATTGATGAGTTTGCAACGGAGTTAATCGATCGTTTTGGTCCTTTGCCCCTTGAAGTTCAACATATCCTTAAAGTTTTTCATATCAAAATATTGTGTCGAAAAGCCCATGTAGAAAAATTGGATGCTGGACCAAAGGGTATTGTCATACAGTTTCGCAATAACTATTTTGCCAATAGTATTGCTCTTGTTCAATGGGTGGAAAAACAAGGTTCAATGGCAAAAATTCGTCCAGATCAAACTATTGCTCTTATTCGGAATTGGTCTACCGTTGATGAAAGACTTATTGGGGCTGCTACGATTATGACACAGCTTGTAGAAATGGCAGAACAACATTCTGTTTAA
- a CDS encoding invasion associated locus B family protein codes for MSHKNFYSAVSILVGAAALFLIAGISANAQTLSQGWYKVCSKQNDVDICNTMNTVLSNTGQPLTAFNLVEIKGKQNEKRIGIQVPTGRFLPEGVHIQIGDGFSKKIPYIICNGPSCIANDVLDDKLIAAMKSGTKMVVTTVNFRGSANPIEFSLNGFTAAYTGPGMEEKDFQQEQIKLQQAIQSNQKEIEERMRAEQEKAKQK; via the coding sequence ATGTCGCATAAAAATTTTTATTCTGCTGTCTCAATATTAGTTGGAGCAGCTGCCCTTTTTCTTATAGCTGGTATTTCTGCAAATGCGCAGACTTTATCGCAAGGTTGGTACAAAGTTTGCAGTAAACAGAATGATGTTGATATTTGTAATACAATGAATACTGTATTATCAAATACAGGACAACCTTTAACGGCTTTTAATCTTGTTGAAATAAAAGGGAAGCAAAATGAAAAACGTATAGGTATTCAAGTGCCTACAGGTCGTTTTTTGCCAGAAGGTGTTCACATTCAAATAGGTGATGGTTTCTCTAAAAAAATTCCTTATATCATTTGTAATGGACCAAGTTGTATTGCCAATGATGTCTTAGATGATAAGCTTATTGCAGCTATGAAAAGTGGTACAAAAATGGTTGTAACCACTGTTAATTTCCGTGGTTCAGCTAATCCTATTGAATTTTCTCTTAATGGATTTACAGCAGCATATACCGGTCCTGGTATGGAAGAAAAAGATTTCCAACAAGAGCAAATAAAGCTGCAACAAGCTATTCAATCAAATCAAAAAGAAATTGAAGAGCGTATGCGGGCTGAGCAAGAGAAAGCAAAGCAAAAATAA
- a CDS encoding Rne/Rng family ribonuclease — protein sequence MSNKMLIDASHPEETRVVVVHGNKIEELDFESEHKKQLKGNIYLARITRVEPSLQAAFVEYGGNRHGFLTFSEIHPDYYQIPIADRLALLEEEEAAAVGESPADIFEEETTKNKKRSRRTKKNAKNNVIAADVENDIASETVTINHTEEILNADVSYDEIEMVGAEDIREELPTYQRKQGRQYKIQEVIKRRQILLVQVIKEERGNKGAALTTYLSLAGRYSVLMPNTARGGGISRKITNVQDRKRLKEIVKELAVPKGMGVILRTAGANRTKAEIKRDYEYLMRLWDTIRTLTLESTAPCLVHEESNLIKRSIRDLYNKNISEILVSGDQGYREAKDFMRMLMPSHAKVVQPYRDPTPIFARNNIEIQLDKMLQPQVSLKSGGYLVINQTEALVAIDVNSGRSTKEFSVEKTALQTNLEAAEEVARQLRLRDLAGLIVIDFIDMLEERNVRLVEKKLKDCLKNDRARIQVGHISHFGLLEMSRQRIRISVLESTTQPCPHCAGTGSIRSESSIALHVMRSIEEYLLHNSQYNIIVRTPVATALYVLNHKRNILVNLETRFKLNISIEADDSIGTQHLVISKGTIAESISQSSLEDDNKQEIENSVFIKSESIENPPSIETNQKRQRKNHHDEIADHSLSDSHKKEDTLSDDSYRRGRRRGRRGGRRNQDNSFHQVRIPYAEPVGDFSKKALAEIKAAHRKRSGPSAKSSKPEEIKNDTQALELQQQDEATKVDDTRVKPKKRKTLSSRAVENNLSLESDQNIVEQKSLEEKTKSSSAHKIRTKKTDKSLHENEDKAPENTKKSTRRTRKKTSSKETTEIQKTLEKETDMKMEKAVELSPSKIEETINHPVVISSTSNDSPKTARIGWWKRRTLSKN from the coding sequence ATGTCAAACAAAATGCTTATAGATGCCTCTCATCCGGAGGAAACACGTGTTGTTGTTGTTCACGGCAACAAAATTGAAGAACTTGATTTTGAATCAGAACATAAAAAACAGCTTAAGGGGAATATTTATCTTGCACGTATTACACGTGTAGAACCATCTCTCCAAGCAGCTTTTGTTGAATATGGTGGAAACCGACATGGTTTTTTAACATTTTCTGAAATTCATCCTGACTATTATCAAATTCCTATTGCTGATCGCCTTGCTCTTCTTGAAGAAGAGGAAGCAGCAGCTGTAGGGGAAAGTCCAGCAGATATTTTTGAGGAAGAAACAACTAAAAATAAAAAACGCTCTAGAAGAACAAAAAAAAATGCGAAAAATAATGTCATAGCAGCCGATGTTGAAAATGATATTGCATCCGAAACTGTAACAATTAATCATACAGAAGAGATATTAAATGCCGATGTTTCTTATGATGAAATCGAAATGGTTGGGGCTGAGGACATCCGTGAAGAGCTCCCGACATATCAAAGAAAACAAGGGCGCCAGTATAAAATTCAAGAAGTGATTAAACGACGTCAAATTTTACTGGTGCAAGTTATCAAGGAAGAACGTGGAAATAAAGGCGCTGCTCTTACAACATATCTCTCTCTAGCTGGTCGTTATTCTGTTCTCATGCCCAACACAGCACGCGGTGGTGGTATTTCACGAAAAATTACGAATGTGCAAGACCGTAAGCGTCTTAAAGAAATCGTAAAAGAATTAGCTGTTCCAAAAGGTATGGGCGTTATCTTACGAACGGCTGGTGCTAATAGAACAAAAGCTGAAATCAAACGCGATTATGAATATCTTATGCGGTTATGGGATACGATTCGTACTTTGACACTCGAGTCAACGGCACCATGCCTTGTTCATGAAGAAAGTAATCTTATAAAGCGTTCTATACGAGATCTTTACAATAAGAACATTAGTGAAATTCTTGTCTCTGGAGACCAAGGATATCGTGAAGCGAAAGACTTTATGCGTATGCTTATGCCAAGTCATGCAAAAGTCGTGCAACCTTATCGCGATCCTACGCCTATTTTTGCAAGAAATAATATTGAAATTCAGCTTGATAAAATGTTGCAACCACAGGTTTCTTTAAAATCTGGGGGGTATCTTGTTATTAATCAAACAGAAGCACTTGTTGCTATTGACGTTAATTCTGGACGCTCTACGAAAGAATTCTCTGTTGAAAAGACAGCTTTACAAACAAACCTTGAAGCTGCAGAAGAAGTAGCACGTCAATTACGCTTACGTGATCTTGCTGGTTTAATCGTGATTGATTTTATTGACATGCTTGAAGAACGCAATGTGCGACTGGTCGAAAAAAAATTAAAAGACTGTTTAAAAAATGATCGTGCTCGTATTCAAGTTGGCCATATCTCACACTTCGGCCTTTTAGAAATGAGCCGTCAACGTATTCGCATATCAGTTTTAGAAAGTACAACACAGCCCTGCCCCCATTGCGCAGGAACAGGAAGTATACGCTCTGAATCATCAATTGCTTTACATGTCATGCGCTCAATTGAAGAATATCTCCTTCATAATTCTCAATATAATATTATTGTGCGCACACCCGTAGCAACAGCACTTTATGTGCTAAATCACAAACGCAACATTCTTGTTAATTTAGAAACACGCTTTAAACTCAATATTAGTATTGAAGCAGATGATAGTATTGGAACACAACATCTTGTTATTTCTAAAGGCACAATAGCAGAAAGCATTTCTCAATCTTCATTGGAAGATGACAATAAGCAAGAAATTGAAAATTCTGTTTTCATAAAAAGTGAATCTATTGAAAATCCTCCTTCCATTGAAACAAATCAAAAACGTCAACGCAAAAATCACCACGATGAAATTGCTGATCATTCTCTCTCCGACTCTCATAAGAAAGAAGATACATTGAGTGATGATTCTTACCGTCGAGGACGCCGTCGAGGACGCCGTGGTGGTCGACGAAATCAAGATAATAGTTTTCATCAGGTTCGCATTCCTTACGCGGAACCAGTAGGAGATTTTTCTAAGAAGGCTTTAGCAGAAATTAAAGCAGCGCATCGCAAACGTAGTGGTCCATCGGCTAAATCTTCTAAACCTGAAGAAATAAAAAATGATACACAAGCCCTCGAGCTACAACAGCAAGATGAGGCAACAAAAGTTGATGATACAAGGGTTAAACCTAAAAAACGTAAAACACTTTCTTCAAGGGCAGTAGAAAATAATCTTTCTCTAGAGAGTGATCAAAATATTGTAGAACAAAAATCTCTTGAAGAAAAAACTAAAAGCAGTTCGGCACATAAAATTAGAACAAAAAAAACAGATAAATCTCTTCATGAGAATGAGGATAAAGCTCCTGAAAATACTAAGAAGTCAACACGTAGAACACGTAAAAAAACATCCTCTAAAGAGACAACAGAAATACAAAAAACATTAGAGAAAGAAACTGATATGAAAATGGAGAAAGCTGTCGAACTTTCTCCTTCTAAAATTGAGGAAACAATTAACCACCCTGTTGTTATTTCATCAACATCTAATGATTCCCCTAAAACTGCGCGTATTGGTTGGTGGAAGCGCAGAACCCTTTCAAAAAATTAA
- a CDS encoding N-acetylmuramoyl-L-alanine amidase family protein has translation MIRFSLTQKLKTAYWDIIVQFIYFLLFFLLCQANVHAADPLRLINFRAIGDSAHTRIIALFNSKPNIRLQILDRPARLVINLPTIDFSMQNMSFKKQNALSVMLSDVRYAFSDIQTSRIILTSKTVFVVEKSIVKKLDNGLWQLLVDIRKSTQEKFDKILKNQQRSNFDTKLPLIPVQNFRVVLDPGHGGIDGGARGVTGVLEKDVTLDFARALQEELQKDPHISVILTRDSNVFLRLSERVKKAQEFGADLFISIHADTIDVHSLRGATVYTISDKASDAIAKSLAESENKVDLLDGLPADETLEVTDILMDLTRRETHTFSVNFANSVISSLSKSHINLINNPHRYANFQVLRASDIPSVLIEIGYLSNKEDEKLLNDPHWRKQMALSIAHSIRQFAEYRQKMVQPL, from the coding sequence ATGATAAGATTTTCTTTGACCCAAAAGCTGAAAACAGCCTATTGGGATATTATTGTGCAATTCATATACTTTTTATTATTTTTTTTGTTATGTCAAGCCAATGTTCATGCTGCTGACCCTTTGAGACTTATCAATTTTCGAGCCATTGGTGATAGTGCTCATACACGTATAATTGCGCTTTTCAATTCAAAACCAAATATTCGTTTGCAGATTTTGGATAGGCCTGCACGTTTGGTTATCAATTTACCTACAATTGACTTTTCAATGCAAAATATGTCTTTTAAAAAACAGAATGCATTATCCGTTATGCTCTCAGATGTGCGTTATGCTTTCTCAGACATACAAACTTCACGCATTATTTTGACAAGTAAAACAGTTTTTGTGGTTGAAAAAAGTATCGTAAAAAAATTAGACAATGGCTTATGGCAGTTGCTGGTTGATATTCGTAAAAGTACGCAAGAGAAATTTGATAAGATATTAAAGAACCAACAAAGGAGCAATTTTGATACAAAACTACCTTTGATTCCAGTGCAAAATTTTCGTGTTGTCCTTGATCCTGGTCATGGTGGTATTGATGGTGGGGCACGGGGGGTTACTGGAGTTTTAGAAAAAGATGTAACTTTAGATTTTGCGCGTGCATTGCAAGAAGAGTTACAAAAAGATCCGCATATTAGCGTTATTTTAACACGTGATTCTAATGTTTTTTTAAGATTAAGCGAAAGAGTAAAAAAAGCGCAAGAGTTTGGTGCTGATCTTTTTATATCCATTCATGCAGATACAATTGATGTTCATTCCCTTCGTGGAGCCACAGTGTATACCATATCAGATAAAGCCTCTGACGCCATTGCTAAATCTTTAGCTGAAAGTGAAAATAAAGTTGATTTGCTTGATGGTTTGCCTGCAGATGAAACGCTTGAAGTTACAGATATCTTGATGGATCTTACACGACGGGAAACGCATACGTTTTCGGTTAATTTTGCAAATAGTGTTATTTCGAGTTTATCAAAAAGTCATATCAACTTGATCAATAACCCTCATCGCTATGCTAATTTTCAAGTTTTAAGAGCTTCAGATATTCCCTCTGTCTTGATAGAGATTGGTTATCTCTCCAACAAAGAGGATGAAAAGTTATTAAACGATCCTCATTGGAGAAAACAAATGGCCCTCTCGATTGCTCATTCTATTCGTCAATTCGCTGAATATAGACAGAAAATGGTACAGCCTCTTTAA